From one Electrophorus electricus isolate fEleEle1 chromosome 20, fEleEle1.pri, whole genome shotgun sequence genomic stretch:
- the cdkn1a gene encoding cyclin-dependent kinase inhibitor 1 isoform X1 — protein MLRVGFPPRLEALGVTNRLLVSEINQPGSESAWNRRSGNFGSLQQETKGRVSSQYLVTCIHMAVHRQILESLGNGTACRNLFGPVDREQLQVEYKDALQKDIEDASRRWGFDFVLEKPLEGGDFQWEGVSGACMPALYHACAVGDMSWQREVESTAVTTCGAEPRLGQSAGGKENVPRSPERHISSLEKTPEKTHMPKRKQTNITDFYQAKRRIVATPRKSGQ, from the exons ATGTTAAGGGTTGGATTTCCACCCCGCTTGGAGGCTCTGGGCGTGACTAACCGACTTCTCGTCAGCGAGATAAACCAGCCTGGCTCTGAGAGCGCGTGGAATAGGCGGAGTGGGAATTTCGGCTCATTGCAACAGGAGACGAAAGGTCGAGTTTCCAGTCAGTATCTGGTTACC tGTATTCACATGGCTGTGCATAGGCAGATCCTGGAGTCTCTGGGTaatggtacggcctgccgtaATCTGTTTGGTCCAGTTGATCGGGAGCAGCTGCAAGTGGAATATAAAGATGCGCTCCAGAAAGACATAGAAGATGCATCACGGCGTTGGGGTTTCGACTTTGTCTTGGAAAAGCCTCTGGAGGGTGGAGACTTCCAGTGGGAGGGAGTTTCTGGGGCTTGTATGCCCGCTCTGTACCATGCATGCGCTGTAGGGGATATGTCTTGGCAGCGGGAGGTGGAGTCTACAGCAGTCACCACCTGTGGGGCAGAGCCTCGGCTGGGTCAGTCTGCAGGCGGGAAAGAGAACGTTCCCAGAAGCCCGGAGAGGCATATCAGCAGTCTGGAGAAAAcaccagagaaaacacacatgccTAAGAGGAAGCAAACCAACATCACag ACTTCTACCAGGCTAAACGACGAATTGTGGCCACTCCCAGGAAATCAGGCCAGTGA
- the cdkn1a gene encoding cyclin-dependent kinase inhibitor 1 isoform X2, with amino-acid sequence MCIHMAVHRQILESLGNGTACRNLFGPVDREQLQVEYKDALQKDIEDASRRWGFDFVLEKPLEGGDFQWEGVSGACMPALYHACAVGDMSWQREVESTAVTTCGAEPRLGQSAGGKENVPRSPERHISSLEKTPEKTHMPKRKQTNITDFYQAKRRIVATPRKSGQ; translated from the exons ATG tGTATTCACATGGCTGTGCATAGGCAGATCCTGGAGTCTCTGGGTaatggtacggcctgccgtaATCTGTTTGGTCCAGTTGATCGGGAGCAGCTGCAAGTGGAATATAAAGATGCGCTCCAGAAAGACATAGAAGATGCATCACGGCGTTGGGGTTTCGACTTTGTCTTGGAAAAGCCTCTGGAGGGTGGAGACTTCCAGTGGGAGGGAGTTTCTGGGGCTTGTATGCCCGCTCTGTACCATGCATGCGCTGTAGGGGATATGTCTTGGCAGCGGGAGGTGGAGTCTACAGCAGTCACCACCTGTGGGGCAGAGCCTCGGCTGGGTCAGTCTGCAGGCGGGAAAGAGAACGTTCCCAGAAGCCCGGAGAGGCATATCAGCAGTCTGGAGAAAAcaccagagaaaacacacatgccTAAGAGGAAGCAAACCAACATCACag ACTTCTACCAGGCTAAACGACGAATTGTGGCCACTCCCAGGAAATCAGGCCAGTGA
- the cdkn1a gene encoding cyclin-dependent kinase inhibitor 1 isoform X3: MAVHRQILESLGNGTACRNLFGPVDREQLQVEYKDALQKDIEDASRRWGFDFVLEKPLEGGDFQWEGVSGACMPALYHACAVGDMSWQREVESTAVTTCGAEPRLGQSAGGKENVPRSPERHISSLEKTPEKTHMPKRKQTNITDFYQAKRRIVATPRKSGQ, translated from the exons ATGGCTGTGCATAGGCAGATCCTGGAGTCTCTGGGTaatggtacggcctgccgtaATCTGTTTGGTCCAGTTGATCGGGAGCAGCTGCAAGTGGAATATAAAGATGCGCTCCAGAAAGACATAGAAGATGCATCACGGCGTTGGGGTTTCGACTTTGTCTTGGAAAAGCCTCTGGAGGGTGGAGACTTCCAGTGGGAGGGAGTTTCTGGGGCTTGTATGCCCGCTCTGTACCATGCATGCGCTGTAGGGGATATGTCTTGGCAGCGGGAGGTGGAGTCTACAGCAGTCACCACCTGTGGGGCAGAGCCTCGGCTGGGTCAGTCTGCAGGCGGGAAAGAGAACGTTCCCAGAAGCCCGGAGAGGCATATCAGCAGTCTGGAGAAAAcaccagagaaaacacacatgccTAAGAGGAAGCAAACCAACATCACag ACTTCTACCAGGCTAAACGACGAATTGTGGCCACTCCCAGGAAATCAGGCCAGTGA
- the tmcc2 gene encoding transmembrane and coiled-coil domains protein 2: MLDKSEVSTLGLPPSTAHGGSDGNISVEGAGSGAGSGSGSGEVQGEVQRTRAALEHLQQKILKLTEQIRVEQEARDNNVAEYLKLAHNADRQQASRIKQVFEKKNQKSAQTIAHLHKKLEHYHRKLKEIEQNGLARQPKDVLRDMQQGLKDVGANVRAGISGFGGGVVGGVVEGVKGGVSALTHTAAVVSKPREFASLIRNKFGSADNIAHLKDTLEEGHAEDTPRALSGSATLVSSPKYGSEDECSSATSGSAAGSNSGGGGAGGVAMPGVGVVMGSPRLDGHHHHHHHSSPSWDALLEGLQEIKASQTHVEDAMEDLRNQLQSDYSYMTQCLQEERYRYERLEEQLNDLSELHQNELSNLKQELASMEEKVAYQSYERARDIQEAVESCLTRISKLELQQQQQQVVQLEGVENANARALLGKLINVILALMAVLLVFVSTMASFITPLMKSRARIATTVALALFLITFWKHWDWLELWLLPG, encoded by the exons ATG ctGGATAAGAGTGAGGTGTCAACGCTGGGCCTGCCTCCATCTACAGCCCATGGAGGCTCAGATGGAAACATTAGTGTTGAGGGGGCGGGGTCAGGGGcggggtcagggtcagggtcaggggaGGTGCAGGGGGAGGTGCAGCGGACACGCGCCGCCCTGGAGCATCTTCAGCAGAAGATACTGAAGCTCACTGAGCAGATCCGCGTGGAGCAGGAGGCTCGTGACAACAATGTAGCAGAATACCTGAAACTGGCCCACAATGCTGACAGGCAGCAGGCCTCACGCATCAAACAGGTGTTTGAGAAGAAGAACCAGAAGTCAGCACAGACCATTGCTCACCTGCATAAGAAGCTGGAACACTACCACAGGAAGCTCAAGGAGATTGAGCAA AACGGCCTTGCGCGTCAGCCCAAAGATGTCCTGCGAGACATGCAGCAGGGCCTGAAGGACGTGGGCGCCAACGTGCGTGCCGGCATCAGCGGTTTTGGCGGGGGCGTGGTCGGGGGCGTGGTCGAGGGCGTAAAGGGCGGTGTCTCGGCCCTCACACACACGGCAGCAGTCGTTTCAAAGCCAAGGGAGTTCGCCAGCCTCATACGCAACAAGTTTGGCAGTGCCGACAACATCGCCCACCTGAAGGACACTCTGGAGGAGGGGCATGCGGAGGACACGCCCAGGGCGCTCAGTGGAAGCGCCACCCTCGTCTCCAGCCCCAAATACGGCAGCGAAGATGAGTGCTCCAGCGCCACCTCTGGCTCCGCCGCCGGCAGCAACTccggagggggaggggctggaggCGTGGCCATGccaggggtgggtgtggtcatgGGAAGCCCACGATTGGATgggcaccaccaccatcaccaccactcGTCTCCATCATGGGATGCACTGCTAGAGGGCCTGCAGGAAATCAAGGCAAGTCAAACACACGTGGAGGATGCCATGGAGGACTTGAGGAACCAGCTGCAGAGCGACTACTCCTACATGACCCAGTGCTTGCAGGAGGAGCGCTACAG GTACGAGCGTCTAGAGGAACAGCTTAATGACCTGAGTGAGCTGCACCAAAATGAGCTCAGCAACCTAAAGCAGGAGCTGGCCAGCATGGAGGAGAAGGTGGCCTACCAGTCCTACGAGAGAGCCAGGGACATACAG gagGCAGTGGAGTCATGTCTGACGCGGATCAGCAAGctggagctgcagcagcagcagcagcaggtcgTCCAGCTGGAGGGCGTGGAGAATGCCAATGCCCGCGCCCTGCTCGGCAAGCTCATCAACGTCATCCTCGCACTCATGGCAGTGCTGCTTGTCTTCGTCTCCACCATGGCCAGCTTCATCACACCGCTAATGAAGAGTCGCGCCCGCATCGCTACCACGGTTGCCCTCGCGCTCTTCTTAATCACCTTCTGGAAGCACTGGGATTGGCTGGAGCTCTGGTTGCTGCCTGGCTGA